ATACAAGTTCTGTCAATGAACCAGTTGGAACTGGTACACGTTGTGCGTGACCTTGAAGTTTACCATTCAATTCTGGCAATACAAGACCGATAGCTTTAGCAGCACCTGTTGAGTTAGGTACGATGTTTTCAGCTGCAGCACGTGCACGACGGAAGTCACCACCACGGTGTGGGCCATCAAGAGTCATTTGGTCACCAGTGTAACCGTGGATAGTTGTCATTGTACCAACTTTAAGACCGAAGTTTTTGTTCAAAGCATCAGCCATTGGTGCGAGACAGTTAGTAGTACATGATGCACCAGAGATAACTGTTTCTTCACCAGTCAAGATTTCGTGGTTAGTGTTGAAAACGATAGTTTTAACATCGTTTCCACCAGGTGCTGTGATAACAACTTTTTTAGCACCGTTAGCGTGCAAGTGTTGTTCAGCTTTTTCTTTAGTTGCGAAGAAACCAGTTGCTTCAAGAACGATTTCTGCACCATCTTCAGCCCAGTTGATGTTAGCTGGGTTAGCTTCTGCAGTAACTTTTACAAATTTACCATTAACTTCGAAACCACCATCTTTAACTTCAACTTCACCGTCGAAACGACCTTGAGTTGTGTCATATTTCAACAAGTGAGCAAGCATTGCTGGATCTGTAAGGTCGTTGATTGCTACTACTTCAACACCTTCAACGTTTTGAATACGACGGAAAGCAAGACGACCGATACGTCCGAAACCGTTAATACCAACTTTAACTACCATGAGTAAGTCTCCTTATAGGTTTAAAATTTTGTTTATAGAGAAATTCTCTATCACTAAGTTAATCATTTAACTTACTCTTACATTTTAACACTTTTTTGAGATTTTGCAAACATAAAAGCCGGAAAATAGGCACAACCGTGGGAACGAAGAGGAAAACGTTTACATTTGTCTACTTCCACATATTTCTAATAAAAAAATAACAGTATTGCCACTGTTATTATTTTCCGAAAAGTTTGGCAAAGAAACCTTTTTCTGATTCCGCCTTCATTTCAAGTAAAAATTGATTATTATCACTCAAAGATTTTTCCATCAGTTCTTGTTGACGGTTGATTTGTTTATCTTTTTCTGCAATTTGTGCATCTTTGGCCATCAATTGCTGATTAAGGCGGTCAATTTCTGCATTCTTGTCTTTCATCAGATTTGAAACCAACTCAAAAACAGCTGTGTCCGTTGGCGATGTTGAAAGTTCTTGTGTGTTATCCTTATCATCAACAACTTCCGCCTGCGCTGTCACAACCTTGCCATAAAGGCGTTCAAGTTCATGAATGCCGCCCTCATTAATTACAGTAACATTTTTTTCATTTTTCTCTACATATTGCTCGTCTAGCTGCTTGATGCGTTTATTCATCGCTTGGCGAGTCACACCAAAAAGTTCTGCAAGTTCACTTACTGTTTTCGTTTCCATATCTACCATAATACCACATTTTTAGCTATTTATACAGCTTTTTCTGAACGCTAAATCGTTTTGTAACAAATGATAAAAATATTATAATTATATTATAAAACATTTTATAAATTAGGACAAAAAGTAGAATAGAGGATTTATGAATTATAAGAAAAGTAATATAAAAAAGATTAAAGAGTACTATAAAACCAGCACTTCAGAGGGTTTAAATAAAGAGCAAGTTACCGCTCACCGAGCGAAATACGGCAGCAATGTTTTTCAAGAAGCCAAAGAAAAAAGTATTTTTCAAAAGCTTTTGAAGCATCTACTTGAGGTAATGAATCTTGTTTTAATCATTGTCTCAGTTCCTGCTTTTTACCTCTCGATGGATACTGGTAACTTCACTAAACCCATCGTTATTCTGTTAATCGTTGTCATCAATGTCATCGTTGCCCATATGCAAGAGGAACGTGCCGAAACAGCATTATCAGCCCTCAAGAAATTATCAGCCCCTAATTCTACGGTTATACGTGAAGGGAAGCTAAGCACCATTCCTTCTGAGGAATTGGTTGTCGGTGATTTACTTCAGCTCAACGCTGGCGAACAGGTTGGTGCTGATGTTCGTCTCCTTTCAGCAAATAGCTTACAAGTCGATGAATCTTCACTCACAGGGGAATCAGAACCAATAGAAAAAGATGCTTCACGCGAGATTCTTGAAGACGTGCCTTTGGGAGACCAAGTAAACATGGTTTTCTTGGGAACAAATGTGCTTAATGGTACAGCGAAGGGTATTGTTGTTGCTACAGGAATGAAAAGTCAAATGGGACAGATTGCCCAACTTTTAGAAGACCAGGTTAAAGGGAAAACACCCTTACAAA
This window of the Lactococcus garvieae subsp. garvieae genome carries:
- the gap gene encoding type I glyceraldehyde-3-phosphate dehydrogenase gives rise to the protein MVVKVGINGFGRIGRLAFRRIQNVEGVEVVAINDLTDPAMLAHLLKYDTTQGRFDGEVEVKDGGFEVNGKFVKVTAEANPANINWAEDGAEIVLEATGFFATKEKAEQHLHANGAKKVVITAPGGNDVKTIVFNTNHEILTGEETVISGASCTTNCLAPMADALNKNFGLKVGTMTTIHGYTGDQMTLDGPHRGGDFRRARAAAENIVPNSTGAAKAIGLVLPELNGKLQGHAQRVPVPTGSLTELVSVLDKEVTVEEVNAAMKAASNESYGYNEDEIVSSDIVGISNSSLFDATQTEVTTADGVQLVKTVAWYDNEMSYTSNLVRTLEYFAKIAK
- a CDS encoding DUF536 domain-containing protein, which produces MVDMETKTVSELAELFGVTRQAMNKRIKQLDEQYVEKNEKNVTVINEGGIHELERLYGKVVTAQAEVVDDKDNTQELSTSPTDTAVFELVSNLMKDKNAEIDRLNQQLMAKDAQIAEKDKQINRQQELMEKSLSDNNQFLLEMKAESEKGFFAKLFGK